The following DNA comes from Gadus chalcogrammus isolate NIFS_2021 chromosome 12, NIFS_Gcha_1.0, whole genome shotgun sequence.
tttaatatttttatctttttgcttgtataggcctacgttcttattaaattattttattttgtgttcactCTAGTGTAAAGCGtctgagtatttagaaaagcgttTTATAAGTTGAATGTATTACTACTATTATGCCTCCCTTTATTTCCAGGGGCACGGGAATCCCATCAGTCATGAGTGCCTTGGACATAACGGTAGCAGGTGCTCAGGTGTGGCAAGTGGGCTAAACGGTGAGAAATATGGATGTTGTTTAAGCAAGGCATGCAAATGGTACCATCTTATTTATTGGTTTtggaagttgttggttctgtttTAACCAAATCATAATTCAGGTTCAGAAACTAGTATATTTTTAACAAAACTGCACGATGAGATCGACTTTGGTGAAGTAGTAGACGAGATGGTTCAAGAACGCTTCCTCCAGACTAAAGTCGAGGTGAGTTAGCACTTTGATAACACTTTGATTTTGTCATGATGATTGTTTACAGTTTGGTGTAATATTCATCAGGATGACGTATTCTCTTTTCGAGAAAATGATAATGTTTTCAGCCATTTTTAGAAAAACTTCATCAGCAAGCCACTAACGTTGTGGTCAGCTACAATGACATGGACGAGAAAGAGCTTAAGAGGTACCAGCAGACCAGACATGTAATCCTCCATGTCCCAACCCTGCAAGAGCTCCTTCTAAAGATCGGCTTTAGCAAAAATATGGTTTGTAAGGATTACAATTCGCTAAAACTATTttctctgcatagcctccccccctaacccctacaCCACACCCCtattacacacttattgtatggtgTACTTCCTGTCACTCTACgtacacacttattgtttgttgtgtgtcctTGCTCCTGAAAATAGtgcttagttgtgtagcatcttatccaagctatctttgttgtataaggGGAATGGAtaaacctaacaattgttagtacttggttctatgaacatccttactgtaccgacagcgatatatcgttgtttatctttcttctgactaatgtacttattgtaagtctgtttggataaaagcgtctgctaaaggcccCTCAATGTAGTTGTACATGACCTATAATATACACCTGTCGTGTGACAGCCAACAAACCCCTTAACATTATAAAACATTTTGTTCTGCCGCTCCTTTTCACGCTGACATCTACCGCCGGACCAAACAGGAAGAACTTCAGAGCTACCTGATTGCCGCCGACCGGACGTGCTTGTTGTCTGAGAACGAAGCCCTGAAGCTGGAGCTGAACGACGCTCAGAGCAGACACCAGACGGTGGTCAGCGgcctccactcctccctccaGTCCGTCGAGCATGAGAACAAGGGAGCCCAGTACACTTTGCACCAGAACATCAGACACCAACAGGACAGGGTACTAACTGTTTATGACGCGGCATGGATATTGAAAAACCATTCATTGTTGACAATGTTGTTACTTTAAACAATCAATTTGATTTTTGTACGCACCGAATCATGGTGGACACAGACTATTCTTGCGTTATTGCACCATTAATCAACGCTGCATGTTAGACGTTGTGATAACCCTTTCCCTCCATCCGTAATTCCAATATAAAAGGTGATTTTGATGGAGGGAAAGCTAAGTGAATCCGAGAGGCAGGTCATCTCACTGcagcggtatctactggaaagCACCGACAAAGCCCAGATTCTGCAGAAGACCCTGAGCAGCTGCAAGTCGACCCTACAGTCTGCAGAGCAGGACATGGAACTGACAAAGCAGAGAGGACTCGATCTGCAAGCTGCACACAGGGCCTCACAGGACAACAACCAATCGCTGAGACGCAGCCTCCTCGGTGCCGAGGAGCACGCAAAGTCTCTCAGACACAGCGTCGGCGAACTCGAGCGGAAGATCGAGCTCCAGCAGAAGAACCAAGCGTCCGAAGAAGAGGCGGTCAAAGCCCTGAGACGCAGGGTGGATGAATCGAAGGAGAAGGTCTCGTCCCTGGAGGGGAGCCTGAAGGCTTCTGAAGAGAGCGTCTCGTCACTCAGGCAGAGCCTGAGAGCATCGGAAGAGAAGGCCGCCTGCCTCGGGCAGAGCCAGAGGACCTCCGAGGAGAGGTGTCGTTCTCTGCAGCTCAAACTCAACTCGGCCGAGGAGGCCGTCCGAGCGACCCGGGGCTCCCTCGCCGTGGCGGAGTCCGAGGCCGAGAGGCTGAAGGAGGCTCTGGGCTCCTTGGAAGACAAAACCCTGGCGCTGCAGGACACGTTACTGGCCAGCGAGAGCCACTCGAGCGGCGGCGCCGCTCAACGGCGAGCCCTGGAGCGGGGCAAGACGGAGGACCGAGAGAGCCTTCAGGTTCTGATCCGCTCTCTCGTCGGCTGCGAGGAGGAGCATCGCAGCCGAGCCAAGAGGCTGGACCTGGAGCTGAGGCTGACCAAGGAGCGGCTGGCCCTGCTGCAGGACAGCGGGAGCCGGTCGGAGAGCCGCTACGCCCAGGAGACGGCTCGGCTCCAACACCAGCTCCTCAAGGCCGCCAACAAAGGAACGGCCGCCCAGAAGGAGCTCCGAGCCCACGGTGGGTTTTGGTCAAAACTTGAGGAACTCTGCGCCTATTTATTTAAACCAGTTCATTGCCTttcatccctctttctctttctctctgaacGAAGTGGCCGAGCTAAACACCAAGTTGCTGAAGGCGCAAGCAAGTCAAAACAGAGAGCTGGAGGCGGTTGCAGTGGTTGAGAGGGAGCTGCAAGGCACCGTCCTGGACCTCAGGTTTGCTCGTCCGCCGTGTAGTAGTAGAGTAATTTATAACGGTGTTGCGGCCTCACAAACAACTGTGTCATGTTAGACAGACAGGAGCTACACGTTCAAACCAAGGAGAAGGAAGGCGCCCTGCAGTGTCTCAGGATGACACAGAGGGACCTCGCCGAGGTCCAGCACCACCTACAGGTAGACCTGCTGAAGTGCACCCACGGACGTGAGCCGGGAAGAGGACAGTCCACCCCCAGAGAAGCTGAGCAGAGGGTAAAACCGGACACCCCGAAAGCAACGCTGCGTTCCGTCGACCATGAACACGTCCTGACCGACGGGCAAAGAAAGAAGGAGTCGGCAAAGGTATGGGAAATAACAAAACAGTGGCAGAAGCTGGTGAGCATTGAAGTACACCAGTGGTGTTCAACTGTTTAAGTAACGGACCCAAGTAGTACCACCCTGATTTGAATTTTGGAACCACCTGCGGTGGTGTGCACTAGCAACAGACCTGCGTGTGTTCCTGCGTGTGGTCTGTGGACAGGTACACGGTCACGGGCACAGTGTGAGGGAGGGACGCCGGGACGACTCCCCGTGTAGACCGCCCCGCTCGGCGTGGTgggacacgccccctccccccgccgacTCACCGGCCCCGAGCTGTGATTCTACAGGGCCGTCTTCGCCATGGTCCAACGGGTAATGCGGCTGCCATTTAGCATCAAACAATGTCGAATCAACGTCAATAAGGGGACGGGAGACGGCCTCGACAACTGGTTGATATTCAGTCGtagttgtttgtgttgtgttccaAAGTTTAAACAGGGTGTAAAGGCAGTTCACATGAGTCTGTCCCCATCAGTAATGATCCCGTTTATTTGTTTCAGAACACCTTTGACTATGGATGGAAAGGGTGAGGCCTGTTGCCTTACTCAGCTGAAGCCTGCAGAATACTTGCAGAATCTACTAAAGGTGCAGAAAAAGCTCAGGGCACTGCAGTCGAGTAAGTGCAATCAtgaactgcatttatacagtgcttttctaaccggtggccactcaaagcattttacaatattgccaaacattcacccgttcatgcacacattcacacaccgacagcggtgtcaaccatgcaaggcgacagccaatTTATCGTGAgcagttagggtcaggtttcttgctcagggacacctcgacactcagcaacctagaactagcaaccttccgcttACCAGACAACCTGATCTACCTCCTGAGGCACACGCCGCCCCCGGAAATATGGGGGCGAATAATGTAATTTTGCCATAATCCCCCTAATTTGCCTGAAATTATGATAATTTCTGTTATCCCTGTCAATCAACTACATTAATAATACAGGGAAGCATCCACTAAAACCCCTATGCGACTTTCCAATATCATGTGTGTTTAAGACTTGTTTTGTTCTAAATTACTCTATAATTTATGAAGACCACATCCTTTCCCCTTTGTGCCCTACAGTGGATCGCCAGAAGACAATGAACGAGATGCGTCTGCCATAAAGCCTACGCGTCATCTGAAAGTTACACCTAAAAACATGTGTAATAAAGAAACAACTGCACTtaagttttattattttttctgaattcccagatgGAAAAGACAATATGATGGAAAACAAGCCACACAGTTgcttgtgattggtcgatgaatTTATCAGTCAAGAGGCAGGGAGTCCCAATTGGTTGAATCGGTTGTCAATAATCCCGGGTGGCCTTCCTTCCTCATACTGTCTGTGACCGGTGGACCGGAGTCAGCGGTAGGGCAGAAGTGTCCGTTATCCGTTCAGAAGTGGCCTTTATCAAACTTGTCGTGAAAAATGGGGGCCCGCGATGACGAATACGACTATCTTTTCAAAGGTAAGACATTTAAAGATAGGGCAGCGATGCAAACTTTTGGGTGGACGTGAAGTTAGGTGACAGCCGTCACCAGTACGGGGCGAGGAAGTCTCCTAGCTGGCTTGGCTAAGCGCTACTGGCAGCTAACGGAAGGTTTACATTATACGTgtctacattaaaaaaaaaagtttaccagacaacgGTATTTGAATCTAACCAAATGATGCTGCCTGACAACATACGTGTTTCGAGGAGGGGGGTCGGGGTCAGCAATTAGTACGTGTGTGCTAGGTAGCATTAAGTCACACTGATGGAATTCGCTATGGTCAGATGAGTAGTGCGACTCAGCGGCTAACCCGTTAGCATTATAGATGCTAAGCGCACAGCTGAACGAGGCAgttttcatgcgttttattGATGTCGGTCCTACAGAAACAATGTGGTGGACATACGCTTCCTATGCTCTGGACTGAGATGTGAACACTGCGACTGATGTCATCATAGCCATCCCTgcttgtgttgtttattgttgacactgtgtgtgtgtgtgtgtgtgtgcgtttgttttgaGTCAGGTGGGTGTAGTCAACCCCACGGGCCATTAAGACACGTCAATGATGTCATGCGACCTGGCTTTAATTTCAACAGCAATGCACTCACTTTGTAAACGACTTTGTGTACGATCTGTTGTGAGTTCCTCAGTGCAGCGATGTGTTGGGGGATCATGTACAGCTGCAATGCTTTGACTACCAGCTGCAACACTAACGCCCATGTTACCTTGGTAGCGTCTTAATATTTGCTTTGATTGCGGAAACGTTGCGAAACTACAGTTGGCACATCATCAAGAAGGAGCCCGACGCAACGCCCGAGAGCAGAAATGTTTAGACATCCTTGcgatcaacaagtcagcagcgCAATGGAGCAAGACCTGCCACTTCCGTTGAGTGCATCAGATGGCAGCTCCGCGTTGGATGTTGAATAACTCTTCTGCATGAGGTGTAGCAACGGTTCAAAGCTGTAGGCCAGCagcaccatcaaggagtttttGAAAGGATGAGCCAAACATCAATGTCCCAGTATTAATTTAGCTGCTGCGCCACCTGTGTGTATTTTGTcattgccctgtgtgtgtgtgagtgttatatttatgttgtgtgttttcCTTCTAGTTGTACTAATCGGTGACTCAGGAGTAGGGAAGAGCAACCTGCTTTCCCGCTTCACGAGGAATGAGTTCAACCTGGAGAGTAAGAGCACCATCGGGGTGGAGTTCGCTACCCGCAGCCTCCAGGTGGACGGCAAGATGATCAAGGCTCAGATCTGGGACACAGCTGGCCAGGAGCGCTACAGAGCAATCACATCAGCGTGAGTCGGTTTGGTTCGTTTTTGGGAGGACACTATTcctatttctatttttattaatttttttgacTACTGCTTTATTGTCCAAATAGATACACATTTAAATTATTTCTAAGAAGGACTCGTCACGTCACGAGTCATTAATTTGACAATGTttgtgaatatttattttttgttgtggcATTCTCTCAACGATTTCCTTTTTGCCTGCAGTGCATCATAgctaatggggggggggggcttcagttGCAGGTGTTCAAATAGGGGGAGGGGCACCAAGTTACAAGTCTCTGAATTAAGAATTAATATTTACTTATCTCTGAGATGTTCTCAACAGCTGATTTTGTATACGGTTGTGTTCAGTTTctaatttcatttttatttctaGAAGATGGAACCTGGCTATGGCCATGTATGGCTCCATATATTCACTCCTTCCTTGGCCTGCAGGTACTACCGGGGCGCGGTGGGGGCTCTCCTGGTGTACGACATCGCCAAGCACCTGACCTACGAGAACGTGGAGCgctggctgaaggagctgagggACCACGCCGACAACAACATCGTCATCATGCTGGTGGGCAACAAGAGCGACCTGCGCCACCTGCGGGCCGTGCCCACGGACGAGGCCCACGCCTTCTCAGGTGAGGCGCCGGCGGTCCGTCTCGAGAAGCGTGGTGTTGAGAAGAAGCAAGGAATGAACTTTTAAGAgttgttaaaggtgacatattataccacccggtgtgattagccattacaagccgttctgAAGAATGGCCTCTTCTGAAATCCCAAGTgcgcgtgtccacctagatgtgtgctggatggatcagtctaccagcctagcCCGTGGATTGTAGCAAACgatgctcatctatccgtcatagaTCTAGATGGATGCACCTACTTTTGAGGTCAGAAGCGGCAGAATTTCAAAAGAGCtcgtaatggctaatcacactcacacctggtggtacaatatgtCACTTTTATCCGAGCGATTGATAGTGCTTGGTACTTGGTTCTATAAAAATCCTTATTGTACTGACGGCGACATATTGTTTCAACTTCTTCTGAGCAATGTACTCCATAAAAGCATCTGtttaatgccctaaatgtaaatgtgaatgttaACTCAGAACCTGTGTTTTTGTCTCTGTCCACCTCAGAAAAGAACACGCTCTCGTTTATTGAAACCTCCGCCTTGGACTCTACGAATGTAGAAGAAGCGTTTAAGAACATTTTAACAGGTAGGAGGCGTAAACCATACGAACAATATTCTCCCGTGTGCATTTATACGCCTTGCATTCCTATGTCATACCccgtctcctccgtctctctattCAGAGATCTACCGCATCGTGTCACAGAAGCAGATGTCCGACAGATCTTCGCACGACGATTCTCCGGGCAACAACGTGGTGGACATCAGCGTCCCTCCCACCACCGACGGTCTGAAGGGAAACAAACTCCCGTGCTGCCAAAGCCTGTGATGGCGTCCATCACCGTCATCAGTTacttcagcatcatcatcatcatcatcatcatcattaatttcagcatcatcatcattaacttcaccacaaccaccatcaacaccaccatcatcaacaccaccatcaacctcgaCATCATCATATGCCGATGGACTCCCCCTGAAATCTCCTTCTTCCATACAGTTGTGTTCTGCTCCTGAGGGTTCTGACTCCTACGGTGTGTACCTCCtacgtgaagaaaaaaaaaaaagtatctggaGGCCTCGACTGTTGTTCACGACTGACTGTTGGTTCTAGTTCTGTTTGTGTCGTCTGTTTTTGGTTGGCTCGTTGCTTTGCTCTTCTTGCATTTCATTTAGCATTTTCATCTAAGGAGCGTACATCGACACTGATTGTATGACCTAGTCCTTTGGTTGGACTGGCGAGATATCTCAAAGAATTTGTCGTTTTGTACTCCAACTAgcaagtttctttttttttatctgtgaaATGAAAGCATTGCGGTGATATTGTGATGCTATCTTTGTCAAATCTGGATTTGAttgttttctcttttctcttgttCTTCACTTACCTCAGTAGGTGGGGATCTTGGGCGTTTAACAGGGCAGCTTTGCTTTAGAGCTATCTTTCTTTTGTTTGAGCCAAGGTTGTGTGGTCAACACTGAGTATCAGCCGGGGTCCTTAAGTTTGATTGAGGTGATGGGTTGGAGTTTggccaaaatacatcaatagtttatttaattttttctttGACAGCATGAGTTTGCATAAATACCAAAGAAGTTGATTAGATTACTGCAAACATTGGGATGATATCACAGATACGCATGTCtttcaacatttttttttatcattttgttTAATATTAAAAACTTTTACCCTTCCTCAATGCTTTTATTGTCATCAAGCCACCGTTCTTgtaacaataacaacacaatAGCTACATCACTATTCCACCTCTTTCCTAATCAGTTCAATTGGCAATATACCTTACTGCCATATCATAATTGAAACGCTTTCAAGTAGGTTCCTATAGAAAAGTTCCAAGGAATACAATGCTGGGTCCTTATCATATTCATAACAAACTCCCATGCAAATAGTTCCGTGGGAAGCACCTCTAAAAGCTTAGGAATTCTACGGACTTAAGAATGCTTGGCATGTGCATGTTGAGGTCCTGTATGCCCAGCTGTCCTCCAATAGCATGCCACTCCTTCAGGCGGAATCAGGCACAACAGGTGGGGACCATATAGACTGGGTTAGGGGTGTGGACGAGCATAGGTGTGGAGGAGCGGCTAGTGTCTTATCAGTGACTGACCAAACTTTTTAAACGGAATGGAAGAAACTTTTAACTTAACATAAATGTTCAGCCAACATGCAATTAGAAACATTACTAGGATTTAAGTTTAGGTCACCCAGAATGGCTTGGGCTCCCCTAGAATAAATATACAAACCGCGTAAGGTGAACGGTACAAAGCACAGTTAGTCACTATATCCACTTTTTAGCCAATACCTTAGTTTTCCTTGTCCCTTCGACCATAAATAACATTAGTTTGGCTCCGTCTCAGAAGGACAGGCGATGCCCCCTCCCTTCGGAGTATTTTCTTAAAGGGTAACTGCTAGATCCAAGGATCTGTGCGTACAGTGGGCGACTCCTCTTTTCGTTACCAACCAATCACTAATCATAACATACGCTGGGGGGTGCTCGGATTGGTTGTCAACGACCAGCGGCCCCGCCCTCTATACACTCGGGCCCTTGGATTGCCACAACCCGGTTAAACCTACTTTGCTGAGTCTGAGGAAAAGCGGAACCTTGCCTGCTGTTGTATATTGTCAGCTGAGCACAAGCTAGACATGTTGTTAGCCATCTTAGTAAACGCGTTTAAACAACATAGCCTCAACGGCAGGTATCACCCATGTGTGATGTTTAAGTAGTACTATTTGCACGGACGCATCATCTGATAAAATGAAAACGGAGCCAAATTCGAGGTAATTTTTTctattcccccccccacacccagttTAGTCACATAGCTTACCTGCTAACGCTAGCAGGCGACGCGCTAACAACACTGAGAGCTGAGAGGATTGTGGCATGGATGACCTATTACTAGAGTGTGTCTATCTATTATATACTGATGGCAAATGTGAAAGCAAAATGACCAAAACAAGCTATCGACGGCCTAGGTACATAGTCATGGAACGTAATACACACTTGAATGCATGATGTGCTGCTTTGCAATTTGGCCATTAAAGTTGCATTCACACTCGTgtctgtcaaacacacacactgactgacacacacacacacacacacacacacacacacacacacacacacacacacacacacacacacacacacacacacacacacacacacacacacacacacacacactcatgtactTCTGTGTAACTGCATTTTAAACGCATTCACTACAATTGTTGAAGTATGTTGTAAACGGGGGACAGCACTGTAGTTTGCCGTTCCTTATGTATCCACTCTAATAAGTGGAGGTCTCCATACACATTTTCATATCGATACCCACAGACTCACTACCAGCTATTTAAATCCCATTCGACGGATCTGTTGTTGTCACGCAGCGTTATCTGAAGGGCGACAGGCATTTTCCTTTGGCCGCACCTCTAGTCTTTGACTGACTGACTTTGCGATACATGAGAGATTCCTTAAGCCTTAGCTGATAACTATGACTCCGAGCTGCTGAATGGTTACAGTGCAAAACACATGGATGCCAATGGCTAAGATCGTCTTAGTTGTTGCACTGTATCAAATGAGATGTAGACAGAAGAGCAGCATGCTAGTTTGTTATCCATTTATTTATATGCTTTTGCTGTGAAAGAGACATACATGTAATGTGTCATTTAAATCTCAACTCATGATATCAAATTGACAGTGTGGGCCGTGTATTCATTCTCTCAACTTATTTTTCTGGCTCAGTTGGGCCTAACCCTTCCAACCCGTGGGAGAGAGCAGCAGTGccttcttccttctcccccACCGTCAACCCCTCGTCCCTGagactaacccccccccacacacacacacccccccggACCTGCGTGCCACTtccgtaaccatgacaacggggGAATGCTGTCACCTGCCCGGCTCCCTGTGCGACTGCGCCGGGAACGCCGCCCTGTCCAAGGGCGTGGAGGAGGTGTGCGGCGACGGCCAGGCCGCCCAGTACTTCACACAGGTCACCGCCAAAGATGGCCGCCTGCCGTCCACCGTCCTCAAACCTCCGGTCTCACAGAGGTGAGGCTCACGCTGGGAACAGAATTCATGTGTTCAGActagttcacctggactctgcatagcctcccccctcacctccccccctccacccccacacccttcttacgcacttattgtatgttgttgtACGTCCTCACACTTAATCTACGCacatattgtgtgttgtacgtcctagCACTTAAaagtagtacttagcattgtacgtagcatcgtgtagcatcttatcctagctggcTTTGTTGTATACTggaaatgggttaacctagtgattgttagcgctgtgcacttggttctatgaacctccctactgtaccgacagagatatctggttgtttctcttcttctgacaaatgtacttattgcaagttgctttggaaaaaaaacgtctgctaaatgccctaaatgtaaatgtaattgtaaTGGAAGGACTTTAAATTGATGGTAAAAAACTACTTATGGTTTACTGGTTTTCACCCCAGCCGTTATATGGCTCACCAAACATGTCAGTGTGATCTCAGGTAGGCTCAGCTCTCTGGGCATGCCCCCCCCTTATGGACGCAAGGCATGGTAAACGTACTGGAGCACAGGTTAAAAATGTCACTGATTCTGAGCGCACCTCTGCTCCGCCCTCCCAGCGACGGACCCATCTGCCGCATCTGCCACGAGTGCGGCGCCGGCGAGAGCCTCCTGTCCCCCTGTGACTGCACGGGCACCCTGGGCGCCGTGCACAAGAGCTGCCTGGAGCGCTGGCTCTCCGCCTCCAACACCAGCTACTGCGAGCTCTGCCACACGGAGTTCACCATCGagcgccggccccgccccctcacagAGGTAACCCCCCGCCCGACGCAGTGGTTGCACTTTGTGAGAAAAGtcccgatactggtatcggtatcggaacgACTCTTTTGCAAACCTCCTCATTTCCGTTGCTctgtgctcccccccccccccccccccccacacagtgGCTGCGGGACCCCGGCCCCCGGAACGAGAAGAGGACCCTGTTCTGTGACATGGTGTGCTTCCTCTTCATCACACCCCTGGCGGCCATCTCGGGCTGGCTGTGCCTGAGGGGCGCTCAGGACCACCTTCAGCTGGAGAGCCGGCTGGAGGCGGTGGGCCTCATCGCCCTCACCATCGCCCTCTTCACCATCTACGTCCTCTGGACTCTCGTAAGTCACGCCGGGCTTCGTATGGAAGTagagggctgattatggttccacgtcgacgcaacgcaagggggtccAGGGACCTATTATGTCCTTGCGTCTACCGCAAGGGCCCGACGTCATGTGCGCCTCCCAACATGTGTGACCTTGAGTCGAGGCGACGCAGTAGCAGGGGCTGTGGTTGCTCCGCCCACTAAAACCCgatgcagaaccaaaacagccgtggtcattgcgttgcgtggagccataactgagcctttagaTACACAATACACTGTACGAGGCCTTGAAAATAAGCCACAAAGAGCTGAATTCCTTAAGAACCAGATAGGTTGGTTACTGCGGTTACAAGTACTCTTTTATGCACTCTCTCTGTTATCACCCATCACTAATCCAGACGATAAACCATAGGTTACATTGGTTAAAAACTATTCAGAAGAGAGATTCAAATtggtcttgttttttttggatgGTGTGTTAAACATGTACTGTTGCGCAAGTTCTGTCTACGGGCTTGCTTGCCGCATGGAAAGCGAGCTCTGGTAGACTGTTATTGCTCGACACATTGTTGAACAAACGGACTTATGGAAACGTATGACTTGTACAGAAATGACTGGTCAAGGAAAAGGTTGCAGCTAATATGAGCTGTTCCTCTTTTCTGCGGCCGTACGTCACAGCAGTGCTACATAAAGAGGTTTCTACTTAATGCTACCTGAGTTGAgattgctgtctgtctgtctgtgtgcactgTTGTGTCCCTTGCTTCAGTTTTAAATAGCAGAAGTGGACAAACTGCCGTTTTCTCTGCCCCACTGTAACCACTGTTTCCTTGAGAGGATGTAGAACATTAACGAATGACGGAAACTCATTTAGTTTTGGCCGTCTCTCTGTCCACTCCCTGTCTGTCCTTGGCAGGTGTCCTTCCGCTACCACTGCCAGCTTTACTCTGAATGGAGGAGAACCAATCAGAAAGTACAACTGCTCCTCCCCGATGCCAAGGGCTCCCACACTACCCAGCATTCCCTGGTGTCAACCAAACTATTGAAGTCTGCAGACGAGAGCATCGTATGAGATTGAGTGGAGAGCACAGGTAATGTCGCTATGGTAACGCCTGAGGCTTTTGAGAGGAATCCCCGATGGACTTTTAACAAAAA
Coding sequences within:
- the LOC130393065 gene encoding golgin subfamily A member 3-like isoform X1; amino-acid sequence: MVPSHLLVLGVVCSVLTKSQFRFRNDIFSTKLHDEIDFGAVDEMVQERVLQTKVKGHGNPISHECLGHNGSRCSGVASGLNGSETSIFLTKLHDEIDFGEVVDEMVQERFLQTKVEPFLEKLHQQATNVVVSYNDMDEKELKRYQQTRHVILHVPTLQELLLKIGFSKNMEELQSYLIAADRTCLLSENEALKLELNDAQSRHQTVVSGLHSSLQSVEHENKGAQYTLHQNIRHQQDRVILMEGKLSESERQVISLQRYLLESTDKAQILQKTLSSCKSTLQSAEQDMELTKQRGLDLQAAHRASQDNNQSLRRSLLGAEEHAKSLRHSVGELERKIELQQKNQASEEEAVKALRRRVDESKEKVSSLEGSLKASEESVSSLRQSLRASEEKAACLGQSQRTSEERCRSLQLKLNSAEEAVRATRGSLAVAESEAERLKEALGSLEDKTLALQDTLLASESHSSGGAAQRRALERGKTEDRESLQVLIRSLVGCEEEHRSRAKRLDLELRLTKERLALLQDSGSRSESRYAQETARLQHQLLKAANKGTAAQKELRAHVAELNTKLLKAQASQNRELEAVAVVERELQGTVLDLRQELHVQTKEKEGALQCLRMTQRDLAEVQHHLQVDLLKCTHGREPGRGQSTPREAEQRVKPDTPKATLRSVDHEHVLTDGQRKKESAKVHGHGHSVREGRRDDSPCRPPRSAWWDTPPPPADSPAPSCDSTGPSSPWSNGTPLTMDGKGEACCLTQLKPAEYLQNLLKVQKKLRALQSMDRQKTMNEMRLP
- the LOC130393065 gene encoding golgin subfamily A member 3-like isoform X3, coding for MVQERVLQTKVKGHGNPISHECLGHNGSRCSGVASGLNGSETSIFLTKLHDEIDFGEVVDEMVQERFLQTKVEPFLEKLHQQATNVVVSYNDMDEKELKRYQQTRHVILHVPTLQELLLKIGFSKNMEELQSYLIAADRTCLLSENEALKLELNDAQSRHQTVVSGLHSSLQSVEHENKGAQYTLHQNIRHQQDRVILMEGKLSESERQVISLQRYLLESTDKAQILQKTLSSCKSTLQSAEQDMELTKQRGLDLQAAHRASQDNNQSLRRSLLGAEEHAKSLRHSVGELERKIELQQKNQASEEEAVKALRRRVDESKEKVSSLEGSLKASEESVSSLRQSLRASEEKAACLGQSQRTSEERCRSLQLKLNSAEEAVRATRGSLAVAESEAERLKEALGSLEDKTLALQDTLLASESHSSGGAAQRRALERGKTEDRESLQVLIRSLVGCEEEHRSRAKRLDLELRLTKERLALLQDSGSRSESRYAQETARLQHQLLKAANKGTAAQKELRAHVAELNTKLLKAQASQNRELEAVAVVERELQGTVLDLRQELHVQTKEKEGALQCLRMTQRDLAEVQHHLQVDLLKCTHGREPGRGQSTPREAEQRVKPDTPKATLRSVDHEHVLTDGQRKKESAKVHGHGHSVREGRRDDSPCRPPRSAWWDTPPPPADSPAPSCDSTGPSSPWSNGTPLTMDGKGEACCLTQLKPAEYLQNLLKVQKKLRALQSMDRQKTMNEMRLP
- the LOC130393065 gene encoding golgin subfamily A member 6-like protein 7 isoform X4, with the protein product MVPSHLLVLGVVCSVLTKSQFRFRNDIFSTKLHDEIDFGAVDEMVQERVLQTKVKGHGNPISHECLGHNGSRCSGVASGLNGSETSIFLTKLHDEIDFGEVVDEMVQERFLQTKVEPFLEKLHQQATNVVVSYNDMDEKELKRYQQTRHVILHVPTLQELLLKIGFSKNMEELQSYLIAADRTCLLSENEALKLELNDAQSRHQTVVSGLHSSLQSVEHENKGAQYTLHQNIRHQQDRVILMEGKLSESERQVISLQRYLLESTDKAQILQKTLSSCKSTLQSAEQDMELTKQRGLDLQAAHRASQDNNQSLRRSLLGAEEHAKSLRHSVGELERKIELQQKNQASEEEAVKALRRRVDESKEKVSSLEGSLKASEESVSSLRQSLRASEEKAACLGQSQRTSEERCRSLQLKLNSAEEAVRATRGSLAVAESEAERLKEALGSLEDKTLALQDTLLASESHSSGGAAQRRALERGKTEDRESLQVLIRSLVGCEEEHRSRAKRLDLELRLTKERLALLQDSGSRSESRYAQETARLQHQLLKAANKGTAAQKELRAHVAELNTKLLKAQASQNRELEAVAVVERELQGTVLDLRQTGATRSNQGEGRRPAVSQDDTEGPRRGPAPPTGRPAEVHPRT